AAGCGGTGCCTTACAGCAGCACGCGGCGCATGTCGGCCAGTACCTGCGACAGGTACGTGGTGAAGCGTGCGGCCAGGGCGCCGTCGATGACGCGGTGGTCGTAGCTCAGCGACAGCGGCAGCATCAGCTTCGGTGCGAATTCCTTGCCGTTCCAGACCGGCTGGATGGACGACTTGGAGACGCCGAGGATGGCCACTTCCGGTGCATTGACGATCGGGGTGAACGCGGTGCCACCGATGCCACCCAGCGAGCTGATCGAGAAGCAGCCGCCGCTCATGTCGGCCGGGCCAAGCTTGCCATCGCGCGCCTTCTTGGCCAGTTCGCCGGTTTCCTGCGCGATCTGCACCACGCCCTTCTTGTCCACGTCGCGGATGACCGGCACGACCAGGCCGTTCGGCGTATCGGCGGCGAAGCCGATGTGGAAGTACTTCTTCAGGGTCAGGTTTTCACCGCTGGCATCGAGCGAGGCGTTGAATTCCGGGAACTTCTTCAGCGCAGCGGCGCTGGCCTTGATCAGGAAGGCAAGCATGGTCAGCTTGATGCCGGCCTTCTCGTTTTCCTTGTTCAGCGCCACGCGCAGGCCTTCCAGATCGGTGATGTCGGCCTGTTCGAACTGGGTGACGTGCGGGATCATCGCCCAGTTGCGGGCCAGGTTGGCGCCCGAGATCTTCTTGATGCGCGACAGCGGCTGCACTTCGGTCTCGCCGAACTTGCTGAAGTCGACCTTCGGCCACGGCAGCAGGTTCAGGCCACCACCACCAGCAACGGCGCCACCGGCAGCCGCCGGCACGCCACCGCTGAGGGCGGCCTTGACGAACTTCTGCACGTCACCCTTGGTGATGCGGCCGCCCTTCTCGGTGCCGCTGATCTGCAGCAGGTCCACGCCCAGCTCGCGGGCGAACACGCGCACGGCCGGGGTGGCGTACGGCACCTTTGCCGGCAGCACGCCATCGGCGTTGAACTGCACCGGCGGGCTGGACGGAGCACCGGCCGAGGCGATCTCGCGGGCGGCCAGCTTGTCCGGCTGGGCCGGAACGGCGACCGGCTCAACCTTGGTAGCAGTCTCGGCAGCGGCCGGAGCGGCGGCCGCAGCGGCCTTGCTCGGGGCCGGCGCGGCAGCGCCTTCGGCTTCGATGATGGCGACCACATTGCCCTGCGACAGAGTGTCGCCAACCTTGACCTTGATCTCCTTGACCACACCGGCCACCGAAGACGGCACTTCCATGGTGGCCTTGTCGCTTTCCAGGGTGACCAGGCCCTGGTCCTTCTTGACCGTGTCGCCCACGGCCACCAGCACTTCGATGACCGGAATGCCGGAGTAATCGCCGATATCCGGCACCAGCGCTTCCACCGCACCGCCGCTGGCGGCCGGAGCGGCCGGCGCAGCTGCGGCCGGGGCCGGCGCACTCTGGGTAGCAGCAGCCGGGGCAGCGGCCTTGGCCGGTGCCGGCGCAGCCGCCGCCGGCTTGGCGGCTTCGCCTTCGGCCACTTCGATCAGGGCCACGACCTTGCCTTCGGACAGGCTGTCGCCGACCTTGACCTTCAGTTCCTTGACCACGCCGGCCACCGAGGACGGCACTTCCATGGTCGCCTTGTCGCTTTCCAGCGTCACCAGGCCCTGGTCCTTCTTGACCGTGTCGCCGACGGCGACAAGCACCTCGATTACCGGGATATCGCTGTAGTCACCGATATCGGGGACAAGTGCTTCCTTGATTTCGGCCATGGGGATAACTCCGGCAATCTGGTGTAGGGAAACGTCTATTGTGCGGCCAGCGGGGGCCAGCGCCAACCGTTACAGGTGTTTTCAGTACGCACGCAGCCGGGACAGGCTGTTGCCCATGGGGTGCGGCCACGACCAGTCGGTAGCGTATTGTCCGGACGATGTCCGCTTCATGTCGCCAGTGCGTCGGCCACCGGCTGCCAGGCCACACGCAGGCGCGGCAACGACCAGGCCGCATTGGCCGGGCTGGTGGAAGGCAGCGCCAGCAGCCGGGGCGGGGCCTCCAGCCGTGGCAGCACCCAGCGCTGGAACGCCAGCATCGATGCACCGCCGTTGCAACCGATCAGCTCCAGCTCAGGAAGGGAGGCGATCAATGCCGGCAGCGCATTGGGCACTTCCGTGCCGCGCACGATGTGCGCATCCAGGCTGCCGCGACGTTCGCATTGGCCGATGACATCCCACAGGCCGACACCTGCCGCCTGCACTGCCTGCAACCGCTGCGCATACGGCAGGCCCGCATCAAACCCGCAGATATCAGCCATCAGCGACCAGAAACGATTGCGTGGATGGGCGTAGTAGCGCTGCTCCTGCAATGACGCCGCGCCCGGCATCGAGCCCAGCAACAGCACCCGGCACTCCACGTTCACCTGCGCTTGCAGGCCGATGCACAACGTTGCTTCGCTCACATCTTCTCCAACTGCATGAATGTCGGCGCGCGCGGAAAACCCCATGGAAACAGGCTTTTCGCACTGATCGCTGAACAAGGAAAACTATTTTTTAACGCGCGTCGGATTCGATTCATGTTGAGGCGACTACGGTGTGCTCGCCCCGCAACCGGGGGCC
This genomic window from Stenotrophomonas maltophilia contains:
- a CDS encoding DNA-deoxyinosine glycosylase: MSEATLCIGLQAQVNVECRVLLLGSMPGAASLQEQRYYAHPRNRFWSLMADICGFDAGLPYAQRLQAVQAAGVGLWDVIGQCERRGSLDAHIVRGTEVPNALPALIASLPELELIGCNGGASMLAFQRWVLPRLEAPPRLLALPSTSPANAAWSLPRLRVAWQPVADALAT
- the aceF gene encoding dihydrolipoyllysine-residue acetyltransferase, which translates into the protein MAEIKEALVPDIGDYSDIPVIEVLVAVGDTVKKDQGLVTLESDKATMEVPSSVAGVVKELKVKVGDSLSEGKVVALIEVAEGEAAKPAAAAPAPAKAAAPAAATQSAPAPAAAAPAAPAASGGAVEALVPDIGDYSGIPVIEVLVAVGDTVKKDQGLVTLESDKATMEVPSSVAGVVKEIKVKVGDTLSQGNVVAIIEAEGAAAPAPSKAAAAAAPAAAETATKVEPVAVPAQPDKLAAREIASAGAPSSPPVQFNADGVLPAKVPYATPAVRVFARELGVDLLQISGTEKGGRITKGDVQKFVKAALSGGVPAAAGGAVAGGGGLNLLPWPKVDFSKFGETEVQPLSRIKKISGANLARNWAMIPHVTQFEQADITDLEGLRVALNKENEKAGIKLTMLAFLIKASAAALKKFPEFNASLDASGENLTLKKYFHIGFAADTPNGLVVPVIRDVDKKGVVQIAQETGELAKKARDGKLGPADMSGGCFSISSLGGIGGTAFTPIVNAPEVAILGVSKSSIQPVWNGKEFAPKLMLPLSLSYDHRVIDGALAARFTTYLSQVLADMRRVLL